From Alienimonas californiensis, a single genomic window includes:
- a CDS encoding M14 family zinc carboxypeptidase has product MFVRRAAVVLALTAPLWLASPEPADAGPAPETPPDPALEAQAERAWAVVWDRFFIEETETFADYLSSYEPGRELAHLPTAAEVRRQFPNPCGYGTGMEDGMILGGALLSAIVDRHAVTGDDDLREPAATVFRGVRRCATVHGVPGFFARNVCREDGESVYLNSSRDQYTHGVHGLWQYLRSPLADDETKAQIRPLLAAAADRMIAFATPENGYDFGRADGQRCPLGICRMWEVQAHEAARLPMIYAAAWDATGEEKYRTLWRQYVAEAVRQSREPAEHTPVYALLQMQCSLELLGELEPDPALKSEIDAVLRHVAGMAESRGKHAFDRLFGKSAAERAMLGPDWRTVDEWIVQGGYDVPQWGPYRDVWHVTREAGEAALIPLMTDRATLPDAQQARLRTLILKTDYDRTSSCGVVYHLAAYWKARRTGILRAAPGPVGGDDRDAAGGPMVVDADFEGASVRVLAIDEEARRVDFTPGGDPTRGWPCWWSFRLAGLTPGEPITLRLRGSDAVVGTAKPLAASWAMPTRATYSDDGAIWRHTEAGRREGEWMIYSVTPEGDSVQVAWGPPYTPTDAANWVRAMGERSPHATATELCQSGEGRAVPMLHVREGDLPNERRFGVWVQARQHAWESGSSWVAQGFGEWLLSDDADAAWLRRHAEVFLVPVMDVDNVATGNGGKNALPHDHNRDWSDNARWKEVIAARRKIAGLIREERMDVFLDLHNPGPGDQTFFYVLPAEYLQAPAVDLRDQFVERTYARLQRPGAAIPASGKTKATGPDYHPLWRQMSATWVNLHGNPHTVSLCLETAWNTPGSTTVGYRAVGADLAAAAAAYLRERPARP; this is encoded by the coding sequence ATGTTCGTTCGTCGAGCCGCCGTCGTGCTGGCCCTCACGGCGCCGCTCTGGCTGGCGTCGCCCGAGCCGGCGGACGCCGGGCCGGCCCCGGAGACGCCGCCGGACCCGGCGCTGGAGGCTCAGGCCGAACGGGCGTGGGCGGTCGTCTGGGACCGCTTCTTCATTGAGGAGACCGAGACCTTCGCCGACTACCTCAGCAGCTACGAACCGGGGCGGGAGTTGGCCCACCTGCCCACCGCGGCGGAGGTGCGGCGGCAGTTTCCGAACCCCTGCGGATACGGGACCGGGATGGAGGACGGGATGATCCTCGGCGGGGCGCTGCTCAGCGCGATCGTGGACCGGCACGCGGTCACCGGGGACGACGACCTCCGCGAACCGGCGGCGACCGTCTTCCGCGGCGTTCGGCGCTGCGCGACGGTGCACGGCGTGCCGGGGTTCTTCGCCCGGAACGTCTGCCGGGAGGACGGGGAGAGCGTCTACCTCAACTCCTCCCGCGACCAGTACACCCACGGCGTGCACGGGCTGTGGCAGTACCTTCGCAGCCCGCTGGCGGACGACGAAACGAAAGCTCAGATCCGCCCGCTGCTGGCGGCGGCGGCGGACCGGATGATCGCGTTCGCCACGCCGGAGAACGGCTACGACTTCGGCCGGGCCGACGGGCAGCGCTGCCCGCTGGGCATCTGCCGGATGTGGGAGGTCCAGGCCCACGAGGCCGCCCGCCTGCCGATGATCTACGCCGCCGCCTGGGACGCCACCGGCGAGGAGAAATACCGCACGCTCTGGCGGCAATACGTCGCCGAGGCCGTCCGGCAGTCGCGGGAGCCGGCGGAGCACACGCCGGTCTACGCCCTGCTGCAGATGCAATGTTCTCTCGAACTGCTCGGCGAACTGGAGCCGGACCCGGCGTTGAAGTCGGAGATCGACGCCGTCCTGCGGCACGTCGCCGGGATGGCCGAGTCCCGCGGGAAACACGCCTTCGACCGGCTGTTCGGCAAAAGCGCGGCGGAGCGGGCGATGCTCGGCCCGGACTGGCGGACGGTCGACGAGTGGATCGTGCAGGGCGGTTACGACGTGCCGCAATGGGGGCCGTACCGCGACGTCTGGCACGTCACCCGGGAGGCCGGGGAAGCAGCCCTGATCCCGCTGATGACGGACCGGGCGACGCTTCCCGACGCACAACAGGCCCGGCTGCGGACGTTGATTCTCAAGACCGACTACGACCGCACCTCCAGTTGCGGCGTGGTGTACCACCTCGCCGCCTATTGGAAGGCCCGCCGCACCGGAATCCTGCGGGCCGCCCCCGGGCCGGTGGGCGGCGACGACCGGGACGCGGCGGGCGGGCCGATGGTGGTCGACGCGGACTTCGAAGGGGCCTCAGTGCGGGTGTTGGCGATCGACGAGGAGGCCCGGCGGGTCGATTTCACGCCGGGCGGCGACCCGACCCGCGGCTGGCCCTGCTGGTGGTCCTTCCGCCTGGCGGGTCTGACGCCGGGCGAACCGATCACGCTACGACTGCGGGGTTCGGACGCCGTCGTCGGGACCGCGAAGCCGCTGGCGGCCTCGTGGGCCATGCCGACCCGGGCGACCTATTCCGACGACGGCGCAATCTGGCGGCACACGGAGGCCGGTCGGCGGGAGGGCGAGTGGATGATCTACTCCGTCACTCCGGAGGGGGACTCGGTGCAGGTCGCCTGGGGGCCGCCGTACACGCCGACGGACGCCGCGAACTGGGTGCGGGCGATGGGCGAGCGGTCGCCGCACGCGACGGCGACGGAACTGTGCCAGTCCGGCGAGGGGCGGGCGGTGCCGATGCTGCACGTCCGCGAGGGCGATTTGCCGAACGAACGGCGGTTCGGCGTCTGGGTGCAGGCCCGGCAGCACGCCTGGGAAAGCGGGTCGAGTTGGGTCGCCCAGGGCTTCGGCGAATGGCTGCTGAGCGACGACGCGGACGCCGCGTGGCTGCGTCGGCACGCGGAGGTGTTCCTCGTCCCGGTGATGGACGTGGACAACGTCGCCACCGGCAACGGCGGCAAGAACGCCCTGCCCCACGACCATAACCGCGACTGGTCGGACAACGCCCGCTGGAAGGAGGTCATCGCCGCCCGCCGCAAGATCGCCGGCCTGATCCGCGAGGAGCGGATGGACGTCTTTCTCGACCTACACAATCCGGGGCCGGGCGACCAGACGTTCTTCTACGTCCTGCCCGCGGAATATCTTCAGGCCCCGGCCGTCGACCTGCGGGATCAGTTCGTCGAACGGACCTACGCCCGCTTGCAGCGGCCCGGGGCGGCCATCCCCGCCAGCGGCAAGACGAAGGCGACCGGCCCGGATTACCACCCGCTGTGGCGCCAGATGAGCGCCACCTGGGTGAACCTGCACGGCAACCCGCACACGGTCAGCCTCTGCCTAGAGACCGCGTGGAACACGCCGGGCAGCACGACGGTCGGCTATCGTGCCGTCGGCGCCGACCTCGCGGCGGCCGCGGCGGCGTACCTCCGCGAGCGTCCCGCCCGCCCCTGA
- a CDS encoding nitrilase-related carbon-nitrogen hydrolase, whose product MRIALAQMDCVVGDAAANAAKIAQFAAEAQAARCEVLFLPELATTGYAADAATAGAGAEAEAVRNAAGEHGIAVVCGWAEQAGETLHNSLTVVDAAGEPVAGYRKLFLFDGAGAWEPGTFKPGTEHVVAEFAGRRWGLSICYDLRFPELYRVLADRGATALVNCSAWPNVRWQHWDLLTRARAVENQAFFIGVNRCGTDPQNSGGPLTMAGRSRVVAPTGELLVEAGPDEEELLIADLDFAAVDAFRQLLPALPARRPELYAGH is encoded by the coding sequence ATGCGTATCGCCCTCGCCCAGATGGACTGCGTCGTCGGCGACGCGGCGGCGAACGCGGCCAAGATCGCCCAGTTTGCGGCCGAGGCGCAGGCAGCCCGGTGCGAGGTCCTCTTCCTGCCGGAGTTGGCGACCACGGGCTACGCGGCGGACGCCGCGACGGCCGGGGCCGGGGCGGAGGCGGAGGCGGTGCGGAACGCCGCGGGGGAACACGGGATCGCCGTCGTCTGCGGCTGGGCGGAACAGGCCGGCGAGACGCTGCACAACAGCCTCACGGTCGTCGACGCGGCCGGGGAGCCGGTGGCGGGGTATCGAAAACTGTTTCTGTTCGACGGCGCCGGGGCGTGGGAACCGGGCACGTTCAAGCCCGGCACGGAGCACGTCGTCGCGGAGTTCGCCGGGCGGCGGTGGGGATTGTCGATCTGCTACGATCTGCGGTTCCCGGAGCTGTACCGCGTGCTGGCCGACCGGGGGGCGACGGCACTGGTGAACTGCTCCGCCTGGCCGAACGTGCGGTGGCAGCACTGGGACCTGCTGACCCGGGCTCGGGCGGTGGAGAATCAAGCGTTTTTCATCGGCGTGAACCGCTGCGGGACCGACCCCCAAAACTCGGGCGGGCCGCTGACGATGGCCGGCCGCAGCCGGGTGGTGGCGCCGACGGGCGAGCTTCTCGTCGAGGCCGGCCCGGACGAGGAGGAACTGCTGATCGCCGACCTGGACTTCGCCGCGGTCGACGCATTCCGCCAGTTGCTCCCCGCCCTGCCCGCCCGCCGGCCGGAGCTGTACGCGGGACACTGA
- a CDS encoding sulfatase-like hydrolase/transferase: protein MFASLLLSAAVLAAGPADDAGAVPDGASPAERPNVLLILADDLGVEALGCYGGVSYETPNLDRLAAGGRRFEFCFSNPLCSPSRAELLTGREPLHNGIRRVIYDPKNHREFLDPAREQSVGNLFRDAGYATAAAGKWQLSFLTERDTPAGLGFERSQFWPIQIDGARTSRYAEPSFWGDRPDGTRGGWSVPGGYGPDGYNAFVRGQIDRAQAAGQPFFIYYAMLLPHFPWEPTPGSEDPLKRTASLASSDHGDMKYFPDMVAYMDRLVGRTLDHLERTGALENTVVVFLGDNGCQQGIISERRIDGPHGPRTVTVNGGKGTLTDAGTHVPLIISWPGTIPAGVDDGLVEFSDVLPTLADLCDLPTPRNPINGVSFADRLGVPGMPERPDRDWVHIQDKAQRQVRSRTHMLNERGQFRPVVPPGSKPAPPLSEPLSPELQAERDRLAAALKAVETFDGP, encoded by the coding sequence ATGTTCGCCTCCCTGCTCCTGTCCGCCGCCGTACTCGCCGCGGGTCCCGCCGACGACGCCGGCGCCGTCCCCGACGGAGCCTCTCCGGCCGAGCGGCCGAACGTGTTGCTGATCCTCGCCGACGATTTGGGAGTGGAGGCGCTGGGCTGCTACGGCGGCGTCTCCTACGAGACGCCGAACCTGGACCGGCTGGCCGCGGGCGGGCGGCGGTTCGAGTTTTGCTTTTCCAACCCCCTCTGCTCCCCCTCGCGGGCCGAACTGCTGACCGGCCGCGAGCCGCTGCACAACGGCATCCGGCGGGTAATCTACGACCCGAAGAACCACCGTGAATTCCTCGATCCGGCCCGGGAGCAGTCGGTCGGAAACCTGTTCCGGGACGCCGGTTACGCCACGGCGGCGGCGGGCAAGTGGCAGTTGTCCTTCCTCACGGAGCGGGACACCCCGGCGGGGCTGGGCTTCGAACGCTCCCAGTTCTGGCCCATCCAGATCGACGGCGCCCGCACATCGCGGTACGCGGAGCCCTCGTTTTGGGGCGACCGGCCGGACGGCACGCGGGGCGGCTGGTCGGTCCCCGGCGGGTACGGGCCGGACGGGTACAACGCCTTCGTCCGCGGACAGATCGACCGGGCCCAGGCCGCGGGCCAGCCGTTCTTCATCTACTACGCGATGCTGCTGCCCCATTTCCCCTGGGAGCCCACGCCGGGTTCCGAGGACCCGCTGAAGCGAACCGCATCGCTCGCCTCCAGCGACCACGGCGACATGAAGTATTTCCCGGACATGGTCGCCTACATGGACCGCCTCGTCGGGCGGACGCTGGACCATCTGGAACGGACGGGGGCGCTGGAGAACACGGTCGTCGTGTTCCTCGGCGACAACGGCTGCCAGCAGGGGATTATTTCGGAACGAAGGATCGACGGGCCCCACGGCCCGCGGACGGTGACGGTCAACGGCGGCAAGGGCACGCTGACGGACGCCGGCACGCACGTGCCGCTGATCATCTCCTGGCCGGGGACGATCCCGGCCGGGGTCGACGACGGGCTGGTCGAGTTCAGCGACGTGCTGCCGACGCTCGCGGACTTGTGCGACCTGCCGACGCCCCGCAACCCGATCAACGGCGTGAGCTTCGCCGACCGGCTGGGCGTTCCCGGGATGCCGGAGCGGCCGGACCGGGACTGGGTGCACATTCAGGACAAGGCCCAGCGGCAGGTGCGGTCCCGCACGCACATGCTGAACGAGCGGGGGCAGTTCCGCCCCGTCGTACCGCCGGGGTCGAAGCCGGCCCCGCCGTTGAGCGAGCCGCTCTCGCCGGAGTTGCAGGCAGAGCGCGACCGCCTCGCCGCCGCACTGAAGGCCGTGGAGACATTCGACGGCCCGTGA
- a CDS encoding ester cyclase, translating into MATETSSLARRWFEEVWVQRRAETIDELVDADSVCHGDDGPVQGPDGFKQQFYEPMVAAFPDLQVQVEAVIAEGDQAVVRWSAVGTHSGDGLGFPATGEAASFRGLTWMQVRDGRLGVGWQSSNIPEVLRTLAEKANP; encoded by the coding sequence ATGGCCACGGAGACAAGTTCCCTCGCCCGGCGATGGTTCGAGGAGGTCTGGGTTCAACGCCGGGCCGAGACCATCGACGAACTGGTCGACGCCGACAGCGTCTGCCATGGCGACGACGGGCCGGTCCAGGGGCCGGACGGCTTCAAGCAACAATTCTACGAGCCGATGGTGGCCGCCTTCCCCGATCTGCAGGTGCAGGTCGAGGCGGTCATCGCGGAGGGCGATCAGGCGGTCGTCCGCTGGAGCGCCGTCGGCACGCACTCCGGCGACGGGCTCGGGTTCCCGGCGACCGGCGAGGCGGCTTCCTTCCGCGGCCTCACCTGGATGCAGGTCCGCGACGGCCGACTCGGCGTGGGTTGGCAAAGTTCCAACATCCCGGAGGTCCTCCGCACGCTGGCGGAGAAGGCCAATCCGTGA
- a CDS encoding polysaccharide lyase family 7 protein, translated as MSPLLVFVLPLSLFTTGDAPATPGAALDLGGWKLTLPVDTPRAGSPDEVPAGELGTFVDPRFFFLSDQPSGVAFRAPCGGRTTKNSGYPRCELRELTADGAKPAAWATGDGGRHTLTATLAVTALPAVKPHVVCAQIHDADDDLLMVRLEGRKLFVERNDVGDVPLDGDYRLGTPFELKIEAADGVVRVWYEGELKLSWPVKAKGCYFKVGCYTQSNVAKGDAADAYGEVVVSRLRAEHSEPN; from the coding sequence GTGTCGCCCCTGCTCGTGTTCGTCCTGCCCCTCAGCCTGTTCACGACGGGGGACGCCCCGGCGACGCCGGGGGCGGCGCTGGACCTGGGCGGGTGGAAGCTCACCCTGCCGGTCGACACCCCGCGGGCCGGCTCGCCGGACGAGGTGCCGGCGGGGGAACTGGGGACGTTCGTCGATCCGCGGTTCTTCTTCCTCAGCGACCAACCGTCGGGCGTGGCCTTCCGGGCGCCGTGCGGGGGGCGGACGACGAAGAACTCCGGCTATCCCCGCTGCGAACTGCGGGAGCTGACCGCCGACGGGGCGAAACCGGCCGCCTGGGCCACGGGCGACGGCGGCCGGCACACGCTGACGGCGACGCTCGCCGTGACGGCCCTGCCGGCGGTCAAGCCGCACGTCGTCTGCGCCCAGATCCACGACGCCGACGACGACCTGCTGATGGTCCGGTTGGAGGGCCGTAAGCTGTTCGTGGAGCGGAACGACGTCGGCGACGTGCCGCTGGACGGCGACTACAGGCTCGGCACGCCGTTCGAGTTGAAGATCGAGGCGGCGGACGGCGTGGTCCGCGTCTGGTACGAGGGCGAACTCAAGCTGTCGTGGCCGGTGAAGGCGAAGGGCTGTTACTTCAAGGTGGGCTGCTACACGCAGTCGAACGTGGCGAAGGGGGACGCGGCGGACGCCTACGGGGAGGTCGTCGTCAGTCGGCTGCGGGCGGAGCATTCCGAGCCGAATTGA
- a CDS encoding HIT family protein, translating into MGVIADFVSAANAGELPRAVCRLESGWVVLGDPQVLPGYCVLLADPVVGTLNDLRGDRRAAYLADMARVGDAVLAVTGCVRVNYGILGNVAPELHAHVFPRYADEPDDLRLKAVWHYEWNVAPPFAEAEHGALRDRLRAELVDPPS; encoded by the coding sequence GTGGGCGTCATCGCCGATTTCGTCTCCGCCGCGAACGCCGGCGAGCTGCCGCGGGCCGTATGCCGATTGGAGAGCGGGTGGGTGGTGCTGGGCGATCCGCAGGTGTTGCCGGGCTACTGCGTGCTGTTGGCGGACCCGGTGGTCGGCACGTTGAACGATCTGAGGGGCGACCGGCGGGCGGCGTACCTGGCGGACATGGCCCGCGTCGGCGACGCCGTGCTGGCCGTCACCGGCTGCGTGCGGGTGAACTACGGCATTCTCGGCAACGTCGCCCCGGAGCTGCACGCCCACGTCTTCCCCCGCTACGCCGACGAACCGGACGACCTGCGGCTCAAGGCGGTCTGGCACTACGAATGGAACGTCGCCCCGCCCTTCGCCGAGGCCGAGCACGGCGCTCTGCGGGACCGGTTGCGAGCCGAACTGGTTGATCCGCCGTCCTGA
- a CDS encoding CHAD domain-containing protein, whose product MSFQFEPNEPVADGLRRIAREQLDKALAEVDGAAGGPADADLAEAVHEVRKRGKKLRALLRLVRPAFGGYAEENAAVRDATRRLSALRDATAVIETHDRLMDRYEDFVQRRAFGPVRAALTRHRKELEAIEPDGLDAGPPVSERLAAAGADLRTVRDRVDSWTLKEEGFDALAGGFAKTYKRARRSMAAAVDRPTPQQFHQWRKRAKYHRYHLRLLRDVWPEALGPRRDEAVRLSDLLGHEHDLTVYAATVLDAPDPPAHDPRQREVLHGLLHGSQEALRAESLTLGETLLAEKPKAFTGRLEAAWEAWRE is encoded by the coding sequence ATGAGTTTCCAGTTCGAACCGAACGAACCCGTCGCCGACGGTCTGCGGCGGATCGCCCGGGAACAACTCGACAAGGCCCTCGCCGAGGTCGACGGCGCCGCCGGCGGCCCTGCGGACGCCGACCTCGCCGAGGCCGTGCACGAGGTCCGCAAGCGGGGTAAGAAGCTGCGGGCGCTGCTCCGCCTGGTGCGGCCGGCGTTCGGCGGGTACGCCGAGGAGAACGCCGCCGTCCGCGACGCGACCCGGCGGCTCTCCGCCCTGCGGGACGCGACGGCCGTGATCGAAACGCACGACCGCCTGATGGACCGCTATGAGGATTTCGTCCAGCGCCGGGCGTTCGGCCCGGTACGGGCGGCCCTGACCCGTCACCGCAAAGAACTCGAAGCCATCGAGCCGGATGGCCTGGACGCCGGCCCCCCCGTCTCCGAGCGCCTCGCCGCCGCTGGGGCCGATTTGCGAACGGTCCGCGACCGCGTCGACAGTTGGACGTTGAAGGAAGAGGGCTTCGACGCCCTCGCCGGCGGCTTCGCCAAAACCTACAAGCGGGCCCGCAGATCGATGGCCGCCGCCGTGGACCGGCCGACTCCCCAGCAGTTCCACCAGTGGCGAAAGCGGGCGAAGTACCACCGCTACCACCTCCGGCTGCTCCGCGACGTCTGGCCGGAAGCGTTGGGCCCCCGCCGGGACGAGGCGGTCCGGCTGTCGGATCTGCTGGGCCACGAGCACGACCTGACGGTCTACGCCGCGACCGTCCTCGACGCCCCCGACCCCCCGGCCCACGACCCCCGCCAGCGCGAAGTCCTCCACGGCCTGCTGCACGGCTCTCAGGAGGCCCTGCGGGCGGAGTCCCTCACGCTGGGCGAAACGCTGCTCGCCGAGAAGCCGAAGGCCTTCACCGGCCGCTTGGAAGCCGCGTGGGAGGCTTGGCGGGAATAG